One Kazachstania africana CBS 2517 chromosome 5, complete genome DNA window includes the following coding sequences:
- the DYN2 gene encoding dynein light chain (similar to Saccharomyces cerevisiae DYN2 (YDR424C); ancestral locus Anc_5.532), with product MNSEPSQPILKASDISDEMRDEIFQISVEAVKTQDLERDIASTIKKQLDSKMGTTWHVIVGKNFGSYVTHEKGHFVYFYIDSLAFLVFKTA from the exons ATGAACAGCGAACCCTCTCAAC CCATTTTGAAAGCTTCCGATATC TCTGATGAGATGAGAGACGAGATCTTCCAGATCAGCGTCGAAGCAGTCAAGACGCAAGATCTCGAGCGTGACATCGCAAGCACCATCAAGAAACAATTGGACTCTAAGATGGGCACCACATGGCATGTCATCGTGGGCAAGAACTTCGGGAGCTACGTGACCCATGAGAAAGGCCATTTCGTTTACTTTTACATCGATTCTTTGGCGTTCTTGGTGTTCAAGACAGCTTAG
- the KAFR0E03290 gene encoding bZIP transcription factor (similar to Saccharomyces cerevisiae YAP1 (YML007W) and CAD1 (YDR423C); ancestral locus Anc_5.528), which yields METEVKRRVGRPGRKKLDADAKNKRTQQNRMAQRAFRERKEAKLKLLENEVDKLQLENLSKAEIIEFLKQNVMTLLGEIKNYRKQTNKDKKLLDTIGKLENDGMDATTLQHSPVSNYGSPPVLSHDEDDEIEEHDDEEDEDVKRERFQQDILSNTWTENEFQQDLISWTDLHAGDVLEWDMPFQNDATAVKCDLMTNYINNGMDTSCRSCSQCIGEVSLAHIKDFDKLCQELFDLITITEEPFSKKRVAMISLIDLRNVILRHAM from the coding sequence ATGGAGACTGAAGTGAAGAGAAGAGTCGGAAGACCCGGCAGAAAGAAGTTAGATGCAGACGCCAAGAATAAGAGAACTCAGCAGAATAGAATGGCTCAAAGGGCATTTAGAGAACGTAAAGAGGCAAAATTGAAGTTATTGGAGAACGAAGTTGATAAATTACAATTAGAAAACTTGAGTAAAGCGGAAATTatagaatttttgaagcaGAATGTGATGACTCTACTGGGTGAAATCAAAAACTATAGAAAGCAAACTAACAAAGATAAAAAGCTTCTAGATACCATTGgtaaattggaaaatgatgGTATGGACGCCACCACATTACAACATTCCCCAGTGTCAAATTACGGTTCTCCACCGGTGCTATCGCATGACGAAGACGATGAAATAGAAGAACATGAcgatgaggaagatgaagacGTGAAAAGAGAACGTTTTCAACAGGATATACTGAGTAACACATGGACAGAAAATGAGTTCCAACAAGACCTCATATCCTGGACAGACTTACATGCCGGCGACGTCCTGGAATGGGATATGCCCTTCCAAAACGACGCTACGGCAGTCAAATGCGATTTGATGACGAACTACATCAACAACGGAATGGACACGTCATGTCGCTCTTGCTCTCAATGCATAGGAGAAGTCTCTCTCGCCCACATCAAGGACTTCGACAAACTATGCCAGGAACTCTTCGACTTGATAACCATCACCGAAGAGCCCttctcaaagaaaagagttgCAATGATCAGTCTTATCGACCTCAGAAACGTCATACTCAGACATGCAATGTAA
- the SIP1 gene encoding Sip1p (similar to Saccharomyces cerevisiae SIP1 (YDR422C); ancestral locus Anc_5.527) yields the protein MSRNSSDFDGYYDDDSIINQDMANLSLESSNTDDDGLLSSGLPSLTTTKHVLTPPDDSSNTESVMSSANLRSTLTDDYDSINQSTLQNVMKRKRSEQPMSQTAKTMLKLYGNSAEREREQEAKNASLLSLPNTKKFKNESAGTDSDVDDDNDDVEVILKWREPIDHNSAVAIVSKDIVSTLLTIAKTHKSSIITFIERKKFKINLLYDIVTNEWYLPNLFLPPGIYKLQFLINGNLIHSNYLPTATNANGNIVNWFEVICGYKTIEPYRDEERIIHREKSTANESISSNSLTDYAGISRSSSIVSNKSSLISSSLKLTNLNLNDDEIKYTNEIPEIFKFDSTANSNVNNQAFDMSLSKVIDLNQDHVFASLQKIARMNTDEAENYFLNRFKIHDLPIYLNSNFLNKIFIRDNNNETTNNTVPHVNLNHLLTTSIKDDTLCVACTTRYVGKFITQIMYAPSSPTQSD from the coding sequence ATGTCTCGAAATAGTTCGGATTTTGATGGTTATTACGATGATGATAGCATAATAAATCAGGATATGGCTAATTTATCCCTAGAATCGTCCAACACCGATGATGATGGTTTACTTTCTTCTGGTTTACCAAGCCTAACCACTACAAAACATGTACTCACTCCACCTGATGACAGTAGTAACACGGAGTCTGTTATGTCCAGTGCAAATTTACGTTCTACATTGACAGATGATTATGATTCTATAAACCAGTCCACTTTACAAAATGTCATGAAACGTAAGAGGAGTGAACAGCCCATGTCTCAAACCGCAAAGACGATGCTGAAATTGTATGGAAATAGTGCTGAAAGGGAAAGAGAACAAGAGGCAAAGAATGCCAGTCTGCTCAGTTTGCCCAATACaaagaaattcaagaatGAAAGCGCCGGCACCGATTCTgatgttgatgatgataatgacgaTGTGGAAgtaatattgaaatggAGGGAACCAATAGATCATAATTCAGCAGTGGCCATTGTTAGTAAAGATATAGTGTCTACTTTATTAACTATTGCAAAGACTCATAAATCAAGTATAATAACCTTCAtagaaaggaaaaaatttaaaataaatttgttatATGACATTGTAACAAATGAATGGTACCTACCTAATCTGTTTCTGCCACCAGGAATCTATAAGTTACAATTTCTCATAAACGGTAATCTTATacattcaaattatttacCAACCGCAACTAATGCTAATGGTAATATCGTTAATTGGTTTGAGGTAATATGTGGCTATAAAACAATAGAACCATACCGTGATGAGGAAAGAATTATTCATAGGGAAAAGTCAACTGCAAATGAATCTATCTCCTCGAATTCACTGACTGATTACGCTGGTATTAGTAGATCAAGTTCAATAGTAAGTAATAAATCGtcattaatttcttcatcattgaagTTAACAAATCTGAACTTAAACgatgatgaaatcaaatatacaaatgaaattccagaaattttcaaatttgattcGACTGCAAATTCAAATGTTAATAACCAAGCATTTGATATGAGTCTATCTAAAGTTATAGATTTAAATCAAGATCATGTTTTCGCAAGTTtacaaaaaattgcaaGAATGAACACTGATGAAGCTGAAAATTACTTTCTCAATAGATTCAAGATACATGATTTGCCAATATActtaaattcaaatttcttgaacAAGATTTTTATTcgtgataataataatgaaacgACAAATAATACTGTCCCACATGTCaatttaaatcatttatTGACCACCTCCATCAAAGACGATACCCTATGTGTAGCATGTACAACAAGATACGTGGGGAAGTTCATTACTCAAATAATGTATGCTCCTTCATCACCAACACAAAGTGACTGA
- the ARO80 gene encoding Aro80p (similar to Saccharomyces cerevisiae ARO80 (YDR421W); ancestral locus Anc_5.525), with amino-acid sequence MSTSPQGKSLKTESKWRRSYKACLNCRARKVKCDLGPYDNPHPPPCVRCKREQRECLFTSRRKKKDDVISGTVSLTNVPSAITQEDDNDRIQLNSGSSKGALFSNSPKNPNTQDQSKWKYGLGSMQNTLEFLATAAGSVSKESNRRLTTARHSHQYAKETSEDFRVDDSSPSSERKDITDTSEQSVIAPLLKECGTQRATVSLIEELSRVRPKPNKKLADIDYIGPSNLLSEQEARELIDAYFLTMHPFFPNIPLQLQDPDELVNYPILLCAILTMSSRYHPFSEFGFYNGENNKRNIEVHETLWDYCQRLISQTVWAEASTRSIGTVLAFIIFTEWNPRQIHWRRTDYANSAEKDTDVPHSQKDDDGLTGIGAIRRSDRMSWMLTGSAVRLAQDMGFIETSTKIFVASHISDTFASMNMNQRCALSETFSVVGFGAGRERASAIDSEQTDVDEVGNEKFYLEQMLQNEESRERWTRVLERLQHNNDKKNGPLTDLEREFLNDEYVLYYANRNDEMVQQHLQLPFPLKFSFHQRAKIELIRIILIAYDTIYYDKGKRKLTSNDQVHNLAVLGILSPLIEGWYATYRNLLKISSGQPYSIEIRKNKRAVHELGEEINRESILSDYYYCQLYIYSLALQVDVKGPKLRINEATKSAKYVELAYVAAKEILISSTRVHRLKMLKYMPVRWVMRIVRAVSFLVKCYLTLTGGGGVPNSEAQTILKLCCISLDETIHTIRLAALILKEASPDELHLCVRYSAILLYLCKEMNLKSKRNQKLLVSHGILINESRNRQMGSRRTKATQDSDIDLGSTDDSKNIQSNNELLPNNISTTNGLTTSLFNTEEMRSETPNQRIPTSAVADNTPNNLDNDGTNNPTNFPSLPDEAIDWFSGSADIGLDFVEPWTELLEQRFLQSGDGNNIFEELYNQVNMPNFAEYTSLE; translated from the coding sequence ATGAGTACGTCACCACAGGGAAAGTCGCTAAAAACTGAGTCGAAATGGAGAAGAAGCTATAAGGCATGTTTGAATTGTAGAGCTAGGAAAGTTAAATGTGACTTGGGCCCGTATGATAATCCTCATCCGCCGCCCTGTGTAAGGTGTAAAAGAGAACAAAGAGAGTGTTTATTTACTAGCaggaggaaaaagaaagacgATGTCATTTCGGGAACTGTCTCTCTGACGAATGTGCCTTCAGCAATAACtcaagaagatgataatgatcGGATTCAACTAAATAGTGGATCAAGTAAAGGTGCCTTATTTTCGAATTCGCCAAAGAATCCTAATACACAAGATCAGTCTAAATGGAAGTATGGGTTGGGCTCAATGCAAAATACTTTAGAATTTTTAGCTACTGCGGCAGGTTCAGTTTCAAAGGAAAGTAACCGTAGATTAACCACCGCTAGGCATTCCCATCAGTACGCCAAAGAAACGTCGGAGGATTTTCGAGTTGATGATAGTAGTCCATCATCAGAAAGGAAAGATATTACTGATACATCGGAACAAAGTGTTATAGCTCCTTTACTGAAAGAGTGCGGAACTCAAAGAGCTACTGTCTCCTTAATTGAAGAGTTGAGCCGAGTCAGGCCCAAACCTAACAAGAAACTAGCTGACATTGATTACATAGGACCCAGTAATCTACTCTCTGAACAAGAAGCAAGAGAGCTCATCGATGCTTATTTTTTAACCATGCATCCATTTTTCCCAAATATACCCTTACAACTACAGGATCCGGATGAGCTGGTGAATTACCCAATATTGCTTTGTGCGATTTTAACCATGTCTTCGAGATACCACCCTTTCAGTGAATTTGGATTTTATAATGGGGAAAACaataaaagaaacattGAAGTTCATGAGACATTGTGGGACTACTGTCAACGTTTGATATCACAGACGGTATGGGCCGAAGCAAGCACAAGATCCATAGGAACTGTCCTTgctttcattatctttacaGAATGGAATCCAAGACAGATACATTGGAGAAGAACTGACTATGCTAATAGTGCAGAGAAAGATACTGACGTTCCTCATTCCCAAAAAGATGACGATGGTTTGACTGGTATCGGCGCCATAAGACGTAGCGATAGAATGTCATGGATGCTTACAGGCAGTGCCGTTAGATTAGCTCAAGACATGGGCTTTATCGAAACAAgtacaaaaatatttgttgCTTCTCACATCTCAGACACATTTGCATCTATGAATATGAACCAAAGGTGCGCCCTCTCGGAAACGTTCAGTGTTGTTGGATTTGGTGCTGGTAGAGAACGTGCGTCTGCAATTGATAGCGAACAGACTGATGTGGATGAAGTTGGTAATGAGAAGTTTTACCTAGAACAGATGTTACAAAATGAGGAAAGCAGGGAAAGATGGACAAGAGTCCTAGAGCGACTCCAacataataatgataaaaagaATGGTCCTCTTACAGATTTGGAAAgagaatttttgaatgacGAATATGTCCTTTATTATGCTAACCGCAATGATGAAATGGTGCAGCAACATTTACAATTACCATTTCCTCTGAAATTCTCATTTCACCAGCGCGCAAAGATAGAACTTATTcgtattattttgattgcCTATGATACCATATATTATGATAAGGGAAAGAGAAAACTAACTTCAAATGACCAAGTACACAACTTAGCAGTGCTGGGTATCTTATCACCTTTAATTGAAGGTTGGTACGCTACATACCGAAACCTATTGAAGATAAGTAGTGGCCAACCCTACAGTATAGAAATCAGGAAAAACAAGAGGGCAGTTCACGAGCTTGGTGAGGAAATTAATAGAGAAAGTATACTAAGTGATTATTACTATTGCCAACTTTATATTTACTCTTTGGCTTTACAAGTGGATGTAAAAGGACCCAAATTACGTATAAATGAAGCTACTAAAAGTGCTAAATATGTAGAATTAGCTTATGTGGCTGCTAAAGAAATCTTAATATCTTCAACACGTGTTCATAGGTTGAAGATGTTAAAGTATATGCCTGTTAGATGGGTTATGAGAATCGTGAGAGCTGTGTCATTTCTAGTGAAATGCTATTTGACATTAACAGGTGGGGGAGGCGTTCCAAATTCTGAAGCCCagacaattttgaaattatgcTGCATATCTCTGGATGAAACTATTCACACTATTAGATTGGCGGCActaattttgaaggaaGCTAGCCCCGATGAATTACATCTATGTGTAAGATACTCTGCAATTCTACTTTATCTATGtaaagaaatgaatttaaagagTAAGAGGaaccaaaaattgttaGTATCTCATGGcatattgataaatgaaAGTCGAAACCGCCAAATGGGTTCGAGAAGGACGAAGGCAACGCAGGATAGTGACATTGACCTGGGGTCTACCGATGATAGTAAGAATATTcagtcaaataatgaacTGCTACCCAATAATATCAGCACAACCAATGGTTTAACAACTAGCTTATTTAATACTGAGGAAATGAGGTCTGAGACACCAAATCAAAGAATCCCAACATCCGCAGTCGCAGACAATACGCCAAATAATTTAGATAATGATGGCACAAATAATCCGACAAATTTTCCTTCATTACCCGATGAAGCCATTGATTGGTTTTCTGGTAGTGCTGATATTGGTTTAGATTTTGTTGAGCCTTGGACTGAATTACTTGAGCAAAGGTTTTTGCAAAGTGGAGATGGCAATAATATTTTCGAAGAGCTCTATAATCAAGTAAACATGCCAAATTTTGCAGAATATACTAGTTTAGAATGA
- the HKR1 gene encoding Hkr1p (similar to Saccharomyces cerevisiae HKR1 (YDR420W); ancestral locus Anc_5.524) produces the protein MQTFIITYMYFISSLLLCDARLTLEKKVYVNLTSGNDNILSDFSQNSHYTSIAALASSVAAGSSEDYNPLTKTDSSNTNTNTYLASSLDGNNNQQYSSTIQYSQLATTSTSLPIETVISSMDQQFQSNQPSLSGSKYTSLTFSVSKDSAIPSVAGTKTMPPAVSSMFVPTSTLSDTQGSVSAESTPQYIALPSTLSSDRAKSKEKLDISSRMVEITSYPYSVSSSMPESEIKLASSLSDSSSETIYTVYPTEFTQLTLTFSIDSSAELADILTSQESSTVSGTSIESSESSMMSSSSSLRLSTTDIIDPSWIKFSATRSALQSSQASSNVVSNAQEKSSTTTSINSESLTNSTGKSGVPDLKSDTLSTAKESTTSSQQTEPHSISSQSAVSQTKVSENVLETPSQTLSASLKQTSTGSSSDPPLVHTSTSPVVSQVHASTSMLDSTSSAKFAHSTLSTSLLQSNAASENRYTSSTLFSSKYTPTGVKSTNTKIIGLTSSKSIIIEGSETSQNSRSPLRTVQTSSASTFNRDKTAKSQNLLAATGTTEWDPHRGTFTLVLSQSSIPPSVVTRSRKTSITQKPASTGTQNTNDWLPNSMIFASDQSDSTFSSLNPEITATLPAEIAAPTEAVQPPNTTLVTIGFKKELNYIFLIDNPLASAQIFEFLPLTLSYPFLLTQYNASSEEITSLCSSSLYYEDDGRTILTTHESTTVDSTQFVKKIMGPASNLLTAQLASSPSSSPTQRPHPRESSPPPFFNSSNVVVKHILPMISNQRDYIVSVAEVYFPTDTLGILQKFINKPNSPLYSNPSTPYSTLVHLIDPWISLTDLFQQNGMNNQGNNQDGSLSSNDSSFNTKTNPSNLTSTETERSGSLDLNSGYTSKFSSKIKDRLAIFTTVFLFVVFFWIWLFLVAFKHWNKRIENKKAKKLLNKTLPTARFNRVDLVTLSTASSMSSSSISPNEKQTYSSLENPFKDGTTVNSKEGVVYDQSNGMQYTVDYDGNFYYFGNKELLDGTNTTTFTEYMYNDIEQGHSTYHDNDSAHKTKGKLTTINTFNKTAEHNEEEAAAGNISNMGPTIGNLSGNVEQDLCTTQVDKYVSNNYNENFMSDRKEDETRNPTLFFQDLPLDEEFENYLYKNEVDPTVLQFDQVDDLTIDDTDDDSVDDFQVGELDGLDEELYKRMSSIMKLQRINKR, from the coding sequence ATGCAAACCTTCATAATAACATACATGTATTTCATCTCGTCACTGCTTCTTTGTGATGCTAGACTGActcttgaaaagaaggtATACGTCAATTTGACGTCCGGTAATGATAACATTCTTTCGGACTTTTCTCAGAATTCTCACTATACTTCCATTGCAGCTTTAGCTTCTTCTGTGGCTGCGGGAAGCTCAGAAGACTATAATCCCCTGACTAAAACAGACTCTTCAAATACCAATACAAACACATATTTAGCATCTTCTTTAGATGGCAATAACAACCAACAATATTCATCAACCATTCAATATTCACAGCTCGCCACTACCTCAACTAGTCTCCCAATTGAAACTgtgatttcttcaatggaTCAACAGTTTCAATCCAATCAACCATCGCTATCTGGTTCAAAGTATACTTCATTAACTTTCAGCGTATCTAAAGATTCAGCTATCCCATCAGTCGCTGGCACAAAAACTATGCCACCTGCTGTATCTTCTATGTTCGTCCCAACATCGACTTTATCAGATACCCAGGGCTCCGTTTCCGCTGAAAGTACACCTCAATATATTGCTTTACCATCTACATTATCCTCTGACAGagcaaaatcaaaagaaaaattagataTCTCATCTAGAATGGTGGAGATAACCTCATATCCTTATTCTGTCAGCTCTTCAATGCCGGAATCAGAGATTAAGCTGGCTTCTTCCCTTTCAGATAGCTCAAGTGAAACAATATATACCGTCTACCCGACCGAGTTTACTCAGCTTACGCTAACATTCTCCATCGATAGTTCGGCAGAATTAGCGGATATATTGACAAGTCAGGAAAGTAGCACTGTTAGTGGTACTTCTATAGAATCAAGTGAAAGCTCAATGATGTCTTCAAGTTCATCACTGCGATTATCTACTACAGATATTATAGATCCTTCATGGATTAAATTTTCAGCCACACGTTCTGCACTACAGTCATCTCaagcttcttcaaatgtAGTTTCAAATGCTCAAGAGAAGTCTTCCACTACCACTAGCATCAACTCAGAATCGCTCACAAATTCAACCGGGAAATCGGGAGTACCTGACTTAAAGTCAGACACTTTAAGCACCGCAAAGGAAAGCACAACTTCCAGCCAGCAAACAGAGCCACATTCCATATCCTCACAATCTGCAGTGTCCCAAACAAAAGTCTCGGAAAATGTACTTGAGACGCCTTCACAAACGCTATCCGCTAGTCTGAAACAAACAAGCACAGGTAGCTCATCAGATCCGCCACTAGTTCATACTAGCACTTCACCAGTTGTGTCACAAGTGCATGCTAGTACATCAATGCTAGACTCTACATCTTCAGCAAAATTTGCACATTCAACTTTGAGTACTTCTTTGTTGCAATCGAACGCTGCCAGTGAGAACAGATATACCTCTAGTACATTGTTTTCAAGTAAATATACCCCAACAGGCGTCAAAAGTACTAATACAAAAATCATTGGCCTtacttcatcaaaatcgATTATCATCGAAGGCAGTGAAACATCTCAAAATTCACGGAGTCCTTTGAGAACAGTCCAGACATCTAGTGCATCCACTTTCAATAGAGACAAAACAGCGAAGTCCCAAAATCTACTTGCAGCAACAGGAACAACCGAATGGGATCCACACCGAGGCACTTTCACATTGGTTCTTTCACAATCATCAATACCCCCATCAGTCGTGACGCGATCTAGAAAAACTTCTATTACACAGAAACCCGCTTCTACTGGAACGCAAAATACCAATGACTGGTTACCAAATTCTATGATCTTCGCCTCTGATCAGTCGGATTCTactttttcatctttaaatcCAGAAATTACTGCAACTCTACCAGCAGAAATAGCTGCGCCTACAGAGGCAGTTCAACCCCCAAATACAACTTTAGTAACCATCGGGttcaaaaaagaattaaacTACATCTTCTTAATCGACAATCCTTTAGCTTCTGCTCAAATATTTGAGTTTCTACCGTTAACTTTGTCTTATCCGTTCCTATTAACTCAATATAACGCTTCAAGCGAGGAGATTACAAGCCTATGTTCAAgttctttatattatgaAGATGATGGCAGAACAATATTGACCACTCACGAATCCACAACAGTAGATTCAACACAATTtgttaaaaaaattatggGCCCCGCATCAAACTTACTAACAGCACAACTGGCTTCATCACCCTCTTCCAGCCCTACGCAAAGACCCCATCCACGAGAGTCATCTCCACCGCCTTTCTTTAATAGTTCAAACGTTGTAGTTAAACACATACTTCCAATGATCTCAAATCAAAGAGATTATATTGTCAGCGTGGCTGAAGTTTATTTTCCCACAGATACCCTAGGAATCTTgcaaaaattcattaataaaCCAAACTCTCCACTGTATTCAAATCCCTCAACCCCATACTCCACTTTAGTTCATTTAATCGATCCATGGATCTCTCTAACAGACCTTTTTCAGCAAAATGGTATGAACAATCAAGGTAATAATCAAGATGGCTCTTTAAGCTCGAACGATTCTAGTTTCAACACAAAGACGAACCCTAGTAACTTAACATCCACGGAAACTGAAAGAAGCGGTTCTTTAGATTTAAACAGTGGTTATACCAGCAAATTCTCAAGCAAAATCAAAGATCGTTTGGCAATATTTACAACAGTGTTCCTTTTCGTAGTATTTTTTTGGATTTGGTTATTCTTGGTTGCTTTCAAGCATTGGaacaaaagaattgaaaataaaaaagccaaaaaattattaaacaaAACACTTCCAACTGCCAGATTTAACAGAGTTGATCTAGTGACTTTGTCAACGGCCTCTTCTATGAGTAGCTCGAGCATTTCGCCTAACGAAAAACAAACATATTCCTCCTTGGAAAACCCCTTCAAAGACGGTACCACAGTTAACTCAAAAGAAGGAGTTGTCTATGATCAATCCAATGGCATGCAATATACAGTTGATTATGATGGTAATTTTTACTATTTTGGGAACAAAGAACTCTTAGATGGTACAAACACTACCACATTTACTGAATATATGTACAATGACATTGAACAAGGTCATTCGACATACCATGATAACGATTCTGCTCATAAAACAAAAGGTAAGCTAACAACTATCAATACTTTCAATAAAACCGCTGAAcataatgaagaagaagctgcCGCAGGGAACATATCAAACATGGGTCCCACAATAGGTAACCTATCAGGAAATGTCGAACAAGACTTGTGTACTACGCAGGTTGATAAATATGTTTCAAACAAttacaatgaaaattttatgaGTGATAGAAAAGAAGACGAAACTAGAAATCCAACCCTGTTCTTCCAAGACCTCCCTCTCGATGaggaatttgaaaattacctatataaaaatgaagttgaCCCTACTGTGTTACAATTCGATCAAGTTGATGATTTAACCATTGATGACACAGACGACGATAGTGTAGATGATTTCCAAGTCGGCGAGCTGGATGGATTGGACGAGgaattatataaaagaaTGTCGTCAATCATGAAACTACAAAGAATAAACAAGCGCTGA